The Mangifera indica cultivar Alphonso chromosome 8, CATAS_Mindica_2.1, whole genome shotgun sequence genome has a window encoding:
- the LOC123223574 gene encoding MND1-interacting protein 1-like has translation MGCTVREKHIRTNRRPRSVKPEFDPCCYLDKVSISKSILESGLKPLSYHLRLNDSTQNSNPNPDSGFEDHGWGYCTEEQLEEILLKNLEFLYNEAISKLVALGYDEDVALKAILKNGYCYGGMDVLTNILHNSLAYLNSSSCGGGNSNASNVNSEEPELVFNDLRQLEEYSLAGMVCLLQQVRPHLSKGDAMWCLLMSDLHVGRANTIEIPGTNVCSGTIPNNVDNAVNNGGVSGVVAPALCRFHGGWGFGNGGNSEFSVNGFFSYGAEMALPRDIECPKRFNLSPSMKSLLKRNVAMFAAGFRANSKQMQSQSPACITSGGDLSPVGSGPELLVEKCEESKNLKDPNGVDSVMSKFHDLNIDEHLEDVTEDQKDEMIVTLLDQVKELEKLVKERKEWAHQKAMQAARKLSNDLTELKMLRMEREETQRLKKGKQTLEDTTMKRLSDMENALRKASGQVDRANAAVRRLETENAEIRAEMEASKLSAAESVTTCLEVAKREKKCLKRLLAWEKQKANLHEEIGDEKEKIKELQQCLAHIQQDQKETESKWRQEQKAKELALAQVEEKRRSKEAAEASNKRKLEALRLKIEIDFQRHKDDLQRLEQEFSRLKASAESTESIHQSTIFPLGKSERVKPEGETIARLLHELNELEDSSEKEANHDRDCIICMKDEVSIVFLPCAHQVLCVSCSDNYRKKGKATCPCCRVPIEQRIRVFGAST, from the exons ATGGGTTGCACTGTGAGGGAGAAGCATATCCGGACAAACCGGAGGCCCCGATCCGTGAAACCTGAATTCGATCCATGTTGTTACCTTGATAAGGTATCAATATCGAAATCTATACTTGAATCGGGCCTCAAACCGTTGAGTTATCATTTGCGTCTAAATGATTCTACCCAGAACTCAAACCCTAACCCTGACTCTGGTTTTGAGGATCATGGTTGGGGTTACTGCACTGAGGAGCAATTGGaggaaattttattgaaaaacttGGAGTTTTTGTATAATGAAGCTATATCTAAGCTTGTCGCATTGGGTTATGACGAGGATGTTGCTTTAAAGGCTATATTGAAAAACGGGTATTGTTATGGTGGCATGGATGTGTTAACAAACATATTGCATAATTCTTTGGCTTATTTGAATAGTAGTTCTTGTGGTGGTGGTAATAGTAATGCTAGTAATGTGAATTCAGAGGAACCAGAGCTAGTTTTTAATGATTTAAGACAACTAGAAGAGTACTCACTTGCAGGTATGGTATGTTTGTTGCAACAAGTTAGACCACATTTGAGTAAGGGTGATGCCATGTGGTGTTTGCTTATGAGTGATCTTCATGTGGGTCGTGCGAATACTATTGAAATTCCAGGTACTAATGTTTGTAGTGGTACAATTCCAAACAATGTGGATAATGCTGTAAATAATGGTGGGGTTAGTGGTGTTGTGGCTCCGGCATTATGTAGGTTTCATGGAGGGTGGGGATTCGGGAATGGGGGAAATTCTGAGTTTTCAGTAAACGGGTTCTTTTCATATGGTGCTGAAATGGCTTTGCCCAGGGATATTGAGTGTCCTAAGAGGTTTAATCTTTCGCCTTCTATGAAATCTTTGTTGAAGAGAAACGTCGCAATGTTTGCTGCTGGTTTTCGGGCTAATTCGAAGCAGATGCAATCACAATCTCCAGCTTGTATTACATCGGGTGGTGATCTGTCTCCAGTTGGATCTGGGCCTGAGCTTTTGGTTGAGAAGTGTGAGGAGTCGAAGAATTTGAAGGACCCAAATGGGGTTGATTCAGTAATGAGTAAATTTCATGATTTGAATATTGATGAGCATTTGGAGGATGTAACAGAGGATCAGAAGGATGAGATGATAGTTACTTTGCTTGATCAGGTTAAGGAACTAGAGAAGCTAGTGAAGGAGCGAAAAGAATGGGCACACCAGAAAGCAATGCAAGCTGCTAGAAAACTTAGTAATGACCTAACTGAACTTAAAATGCTAAGAATGGAGAGAGAGGAAACTCAGCGGTTGAAGAAGGGAAAACAGACTCTTGAGGACACAACCATGAAAAGGCTCTCAGATATGGAGAATGCTCTGCGGAAGGCTAGTGGTCAAGTTGATAGAGCAAATGCTGCTGTTAGAAGGCTTGAAACAGAGAATGCTGAGATCAGAGCTGAGATGGAGGCGTCTAAGTTGAGTGCTGCTGAGTCTGTTACTACATGTTTGGAGGTTGCAAAGAGGGAGAAAAAGTGCCTGAAGAGGCTCTTGGCTTGGGAGAAACAGAAAGCTAATTTGCATGAGGAGATTGGTGATGAAAAAGAGAAGATTAAGGAGTTGCAACAATGTCTGGCACACATTCAGCAGGATCAGAAAGAAACCGAG TCAAAGTGGAGACAGGAGCAGAAGGCCAAAGAACTAGCCCTGGCCCAAGTGGAGGAGAAACGACGCTCAAAGGAAGCAGCTGAAGCTAGCAATAAAAGAAAGCTTGAGGCTTTGCGCCTGAAGATAGAGATAGACTTCCAGCGCCACAAGGACGATCTCCAAAGACTGGAGCAGGAGTTTTCACGTCTAAAAGCATCTGCAGAGTCTACTGAATCGATTCATCAATCAACTATTTTCCCTTTAGGAAAGTCAGAGAGGGTAAAGCCTGAAGGAGAAACGATTGCTAGGTTGCTGCATGAATTAAATGAACTGGAAGACTCATCTGAGAAAGAAGCCAACCATGATAGAGATTGCATCATTTGTATGAAAGATGAAGTCTCCATCGTTTTCCTGCCCTGTGCTCACCAAGTATTATGTGTCAGTTGCAGTGACAATTACCGGAAGAAGGGGAAAGCTACCTGTCCTTGCTGCCGAGTTCCAATAGAACAGAGAATCCGTGTTTTTGGAGCAAGTACATAG